TCAACCTTGAAGAGGATACCGTGGGCGCTATCATTTTTGGCGAGACGAGAGCCATTCACGAAGGGGACTCCGTGAAGGCTGCGGGGCGTATTCTCTCCATTCCTGTTTCCGATGCCGTGGTGGGTCGCGTGATCAATCCACTTGGGGAACCGGTAGACGGAAAGGGGGCCATGAAGGCAACTGATTTCATGCCCATTGAGCGCATCGCGCCGGGCGTTATGACGCGTGAACCCGTGGGCGTGCCCATGCAGACAGGTTTGAAAGCGATTGATGCGCTTATCCCGATCGGCCGCGGTCAGCGCGAACTTATTATTGGAGACCGACAGACGGGAAAGACCGCTATTGCCATCGATGCCATCATCAACCAGAGGGGGCAGAACATGAAGTGTATTTACGTAGCGATCGGACAGAAAGAATCCAAGATTGCGAAACTTGTGGCGAGGCTCGAGGAAGCAGGGGCTATGGAATACACCACGATTGTCATTGCCGGTGCTTCTGACCCTGCGGCCATGAGCTACATTGCGCCCTATGCCGGGTGCGCGATCGGTGAGTATTTCATGAAAAAAGGCGAGGACGCGCTCATCATCTATGATGATCTCTCCAAGCACGCGTGGGCGTTCCGCGAGATTTCTCTCTTGCTCCGCCGTCCGCCGGGACGCGAAGCCTATCCGGGCGACGTGTTCTACCTCCACTCGCGCTTGCTTGAGCGCGCCGCTCGCCTTAACAAAGAAAATGGCGGCGGGTCCCTCACGGCCCTTCCGATTATTGAAACGCAATCGGGCGATGTCTCTGCGTACATTCCCACAAACGTCATTTCCATAACAGATGGGCAGATCTATCTTGAAACCGACTTGTTCTACAAGGGTATCCGTCCCGCGCTGAACGTCGGCCTTTCCGTGTCGCGTGTCGGTGGCGCAGCGCAAACAAAGGCTATGAAAAAAGTTGCCGGACGTCTTCGTCTCGAGCTTGCCCAGTTCCGCGAATTGGAAGCTTTTGCGCAGTTTGCCTCTGATTTGGATGAGGGAACGCGCAAGCAAATTGAACGTGGTCGCCGTCTCACGGAGGTGCTTAAGCAGAAACAGTACTCACCCATGCCGTTTGAAGAACAGGTTTCGGTCATTTACGCCGTGACAAACGGGTACCTCGACGACGTAGCCGTGGAAAAGGTAGGAGACTTTGAGCAAGGGCTTCTTGGGTATCTGCGCGCAAACAAAGAGGATCTGTTGAAGCTTATTCAGAAGGAAAAAGCTATTACGGAAGAAGTGGAGGCAGGGCTTAAAACGGTGATGAATGAGTTTGCGAGCATGAAAAAGTAGTTCGTATGGCGATCCCTTCCCGCATTATTAAAAAGCGTATTCGCTCCGTGCGCAACACGAAGAAGATTACGAAAGCGATGGAGCTTGTCGCGGCATCTAAAATGCGCCGTGCCATTTCTGCGGTACTTGGTACGCGGCCGTTTGCCGGCTTGGCGTGGGAACTGCTTGGCGCCATCGGGGGAAAGATTGATACGTCGCTCCATCCTCTTTTACACAGTCCAAACCCGGAGGGGAAGATTCTCTCGCTTGTATTTACGAGTGATCGTGGGTTGTGCGGGGGGTTTAACGCGAAGGTGTTGAAGGAAGTTCTTGGTGCGGTAGGTGGTTCATCAGACCAGCATGAGGTGATCGCTGTGGGTCGGCGGGGAGAGCAAGCCATGCACCGCGTGGGTGTCTTTGTGAGCGCAGGGTTTGTGGACCTCTCCAATCATCCAAAGTTCACAGATACTCTGCCTATCGCAAAGCTCGTCACGGACGCGTTCCTTTCCGGGAAGTATGTGAAGGTAATGGTGCACTATACGGATTTCGTCTCTCCTTTGAGCCAGCGGCCGCGCCAGATTCAGCTTCTCCCCATAACATCTTCTGCGCAGGAATACCTTGCCGATGTCATTCCTGCCGTTGGACGCATATCCTATACGTTCGAGCCGACGCCCCAGGCAGTGCTTCACGCGCTTTTGCCGCGCGTGGTGGAGGTGATGATCTTCCAGGCTTTGCTCGAATCTTCCGCGAGTGAGCATTCGGCGCGTATGATGGCCATGCGATCAGCCAGCGATGCGGCAAGCGAGATGATTGATGACCTCACGCTCACGTACAATCAGGCGCGACAAGCCGGTATCACGCGCGAGATCGCGGAAATTTCTTCCGGAAAAGCCGCCCTCGAATAATCCTTCCAATGTTTCAAACCTTTTCAACCCCTTACACCCTTCTATGCAAGGCACTATCGCACAAATCATCGGTCCCGTTGTAGATGTCCGATTTTCCACCGAAGGCGGATCCGCCTCTGGCGGAGAAGACAGAAAACTCCCGGAAATTCTGGAGGCTATTCACGTGAAGCGTGATGATGCGCCAACGCTTGTACTTGAAGTTGCGCAACACGTAGGAAGCGGCCTTGTGCGTACCATCTCGATGGGTTCCACCGATGGACTCAAGCGCGGCATGTCCGCAGAGGCGATGGGAACACCGATTTCTGTAGGTGTTGGGCCAGAAACGCTTGGGCGCATGTTTGGCGTTACGGGTGAGCCGATTGACGGCAAGGGGGAATCCAAGGCAAAGAAACAGTACCCGATTCACAGACCGGCGCCCGAGTTTACCGCGCAGTCTACGAAGGCGGAAATTTTTGAAACGGGTATCAAAGTCATTGACCTCATTGCCCCGTTTTTACGTGGCGGCAAAACAGGATTGTTCGGCGGAGCGGGCGTTGGAAAGACGGTGCTTATTCAGGAACTCATCCACAATATCGCTAAAGAGCACGGCGGGTATTCCGTCTTTGCGGGGGTGGGGGAGCGTACACGCGAAGGGAATGATCTCTATCGTGAAATGCGTGAGTCAGGCGTGCTCGATAAGACGGCGCTTGTGTTTGGACAGATGAACGAGCCGCCAGGAGCGCGCGCACGCGTAGGACTCACAGGGTTGACGCTTGCCGAATACTTCCGTGACGAGGAAGGCCGTGACGTGCTGCTCTTCATTGACAATATTTTCCGTTTCACACAAGCAGGATCGGAAGTGTCGTCGCTTTTGGGCCGCATTCCGTCCGCTGTGGGGTATCAGCCGAACTTGGCCACAGAAATGGGCGCACTTCAGGAACGCATTACCTCTACGACAAAAGGCTCGATTACTTCCATCCAGGCCGTGTATGTCCCGGCTGACGACTTAACGGATCCGGCGCCGGCCACGACATTCTCGCACTTGGACTCAACTGTTGTGCTTGCACGCGGGCTCGCGGAACTTGGTTTGTATCCAGCGGTGGATCCTCTGGATTCTGCTTCGACAATTTTAGATCCGCTCATTGTGGGCGAGGAACACTATAACGTGGCGCGCGCCGTCCAGAAAGTGCTCCAGCGTTACAAAGATTTGCAAGACATCATTGCTATTCTTGGCATGGATGAGCTCTCTGCCGAGGATAAGCAAACCGTGGCTCGCGCGCGCCGTATCCAAAAGTTTCTCTCTCAGCCCGTGCACGTGGCCGAGTCGTTCAGCAACATTCCTGGCGTGTATGTGCCGCGCGAGGAAACAATTCGCGGCTTCAAGGAGATTTTGGAGGGGAAACACGATGAAATTCCCGAAGCGGCATTTTACATGAAAGGAACAATTGATGATGTCGTGAAGGCGGCAAAAGAATAGCTATGGCAGCAAAGCTTCACATAAAATTAGTCACGCCGGAGCGCTTGCTTTTGGAAAAAGAGGCGGACCAGGTGACGCTTATGACCGAGCAAGGCGAGATTACCATCCTTCCCGGACATATTCCGCTTGTTGCAAATTTGCGAGCTGGGGAAGTGCGTGTTGTGGAAGGAGGCCGAACGGAATATTTAGTAACATCAACGGGATTTGTTGAGGTTCGGGAAAATGGGACAGTGACGTTACTGGCGGACACGGCGGAGCGCGAGGAAGAGTTGGATATACAAAAAATCGGGGAAGCACGCACGCGGGCTCAAGAAACGCTTTCGGGAGTACGTAAACTTGAAGACGTGGATTACGCTCACGCTGTTGCCGCCCTTGAGCGCGAACTCGCCCGCGAGCGCGTGGCAATGAAACGTAAGCACCGAAAATAAATACAAACTCTCTTAGTGGTCACTAAGAGAGAAATTAATGGGGTGATGTCAAAATTTCTCTCATTTTACAGTCGTCCAGTATCTCTGGACCAACTTTCTCACTAAGTGATCTCTTAGTGAGAAAAGTCTGGGGCGGACCAGGTACCGATTTCTCTTGCTCCTTTGCTACAATACGTCCCTATGGCTGATCTCCTGGAAGGGCTCAACGAGGCGCAAAGAAAGGCGGTGACTCATAAGGACGGACCTTTGCTTATAATTGCGGGAGCTGGCACGGGGAAAACTACGGTGATTGTCCGGCGATTTGCCTGGTTGGTGGAGCAGGGTCTCGCGCCTTCTTCAGGAATTCTCACGCTTACTTTCACGGAAAAAGCGGTGCGGGAGCTCGAGGAGCGCGTAGACCAACTTTTACCGCTCGGACACCTCGATCTCCACATCCACACATTTCATGGCTTTTGTGAATGGGTACTGCGCAAGTTTGGTATAGAAATCGGGCTTGCCCCGGATTTTGAGGTGCTTACGGAAGTGGACGCGTGGCTTTTTGCCCGTCGTAATATGCGCTCCCTTCCGCTTGACCGTTATCGCCCCACAGGGAAGGAAACAAAGTTTCTCCGGCATATTCTCACGCACATCTCCCGGGCGCGAGATGAAGGAGTGACCGCTGAAGCGTACGAAGCTTGTGCCACAAAGAGTGAGGAGCACGCGACAACAGAGGCGGAAAGAGCCGAGTCCTCCCGGATTCGGGAATTAGCAAAAGTCTACCGCGCCTACGAAGACCTACTTCATGCACATCACGCGTTGGACTTTGCAGGGCTGATTGCCGCTACGCTCAGGCTTCTTGAAACACGAGCGGATATTCTAGAGGCTGTTCGGTCGCAGTTCCCGTATCTTCTTGTAGATGAATTTCAAGACACGAATGCGGTACAGTACAAGCTTGTAAAACTTCTGGCACAGCCGCACAACTGCGTGACGGTAGTTGGTGATGACGACCAGTCGATTTATCGTTTTCGCGGAGCCTCTGTGGAAAATATCCTCGCCTTCAATCGTGAGTATCCGGAGGCAGAGCGCGTTGTGCTCACAGAAAATTATCGGTCGCGCCAGAATATTCTCGATGCGGCCTATCGTTTTATTCAGCACAACAATCCTCATCGCTTGGAATCAGAGACGGGGCTCACGAAGAAACTTTCTGCGGTGCGCGGCAGCGGGGGAGAGGTCGTGCACTGGCAAGGAGCGACACTTTCAGAAGAGGCAAGAACGGTTGTGGATGAAATTCTCCGCTTGAAGGCCGCTGGCTCCATTGAGCGATGGAGCGACGTGGGAATTCTTGCGCGGGCCAACGATCACGCAGTCCCGTTTGCGGCCGAACTTGAGTCTCGGGGCATTCCTTTTCGTTTTTTTGCGATGCAGGGGCTTTATCAAAAAAGCGTTATCTTAGATGTGCTTGCGTGGATGCGCGTTGTCGTCTCGCCTTTTCGGAGCGCGGAAGCTTATCGTGTGCTGCGGCATTCTTTTTGGGACATTCCTACGGAGGATTTAGCACGCGTGTGTTTTGAAGCGGAGCGTCAAGGACGTAATCTGTTTGAGACCATGCAAAGAGGGGCAACAGAGCTCACGCTCCGTGGGCGCGCAGCATCGGAGCAGATTGTTTCGGTGCGAAACGAACTTGCAGAACTTGCACGAACGAAGCGGATAAAAGAATTGTTCATCTATATTCTTCACAAAGGGGGCATCATCGCAGAAGTGGAGAAAGAAGAAGAGGCGCAAAAGCGTCAGACGTATAGCTATCTGACGCAGATGTTTGAGCGTGTCAAACGTTTTGATAGGCAAAGTGACGAGGGAACCATCCAGGAGTTCCTCATGGAATTTGATGAAGAACGGCAAGCGGGGGAAGCAGGAGCGCTTGCTGGGGATGTTGAAGAAGGGCCGGATGTCGTGCGTCTTCTCACGGTTCACAGTGCGAAAGGGCTTGAGTTCCACACCGTCTTTGTGGTGAATGTGGTAGATGCCCGTTTTCCCACGCGAGAACGCGAAAGCGGAATCCCTCTCCCCCCAGAGCTTCTTTCCCCATCTTGGTATGCGGACGATGCGCATGCAGAGGAAGAACGGCGTCTCTTTTACGTTGCCTGCACACGTGCTAAAGATCGCCTCTATATTACTTCTGCCCTTGACTACGGCGGCGCACGGAAGAAGAAGCCCTCAAGGTTTATTGAGGAAATGAATATCCCGACGGATCTTATAGGTGCCGGAGACCAGGGAGTTTTTGCTTTCGGAGAAGCGCAAACCCCGCCAAATGTAACGACGACGATGACGATCCCAAAGTACCTGAGTTTTACACAGCTGGCAGCATTCGAGCGCTGCCCTCTGCAGTATAAATTTGCGCATCTCCTTCGCATACCTGTTCTTGGCAATGCGCACATCTCGTACGGAAAGTCCGTACACAAAGCTCTCGAAAATTTTACAAGAGAATGGATGAAGAACAACGCTTTGCCGCCTGTTGAACTTCTGCTTTCTCTCTATCGCGAGTGCTGGATTGATGAGTGGTATCGAGACGACGACATGCGCAACGCCTTTCGCGCAAAGGGAGAACACGCCCTGCGCACGCTCTTTGACGAATGGTGCATCTCCCCTCCGGAGCCGTTTGCGGTCGAGCAGCCGTTCACACTTGCGTTTGGCGGAGGTATACTACGAGGGCAAATAGATCGTGTGGACAGGGGAGCGGACGGGCTTTACATTACAGATTATAAAACGGGCACACCAAAGACGGCGGATGCTCTCCCCAGAGAAGATCGCGCGCAGTTGTATCTCTACCAGTGGGCGGCGGAAGAGCTTTGGCACGAACCGATCGCGCGGCTCTCCTATCGCTATATGGAGGATGGTTCCCATGTTGACTTTTTGGGGGGTCAAGATGATTTGGACCGCGTACGCGAACGTCTTCGACAGACGTATAAAGACATCCAGTCTTCTCGTTTTTCCCCCAAACCTAACCCCATCACGTGCGCGTTTTGCGACTTTGCGTCTATCTGCGAATATCGTGCAAGCTAGTTATGCTCTCCCTCTCAAACCTTCTTACGCCTGCCCTCCGTCGCGCAGGGATTGAGCGCGCCGTTCTCGCTGCACAGGTTGTTTCTGCCACGGAAGAGTGGCTCACGGTCATGCTCCCGGAAGCAACACGTAATTCCGCGAAAGCGATCTCCGTGTACGATGAGACGATCCATATTGCGTGCACCAATCGCGCCGTGGGCCAATTTTTAGAGGGGAGGTACAAACTTTTAGAAGCTCACGTAGTGCGCGCTGTCCCTAAAATGAGCGTGCGCGCATTGCGCACACGGATTGTCGCTTTTCTCCCATGACAACACACTTTTTCTTTCTCTTGACCGGCATAAGTACCGCGCTTTTGTGGATGGTGTGGATTCTTCTTCTTTGGCGGACGAATCCGGTGTTTGCGACGTGGACGGACCTTATCCTGGTCTTTGCAATTTTTTGGGTTGCCGTTACGGGAACGCTTGCTA
The DNA window shown above is from Candidatus Uhrbacteria bacterium and carries:
- a CDS encoding F0F1 ATP synthase subunit alpha, encoding MTTKTKKEDIISSLREQIEQFEHTAKTEHVGTVVSVADGTARLSGLSNVAASEMLTFEDGTVGVALNLEEDTVGAIIFGETRAIHEGDSVKAAGRILSIPVSDAVVGRVINPLGEPVDGKGAMKATDFMPIERIAPGVMTREPVGVPMQTGLKAIDALIPIGRGQRELIIGDRQTGKTAIAIDAIINQRGQNMKCIYVAIGQKESKIAKLVARLEEAGAMEYTTIVIAGASDPAAMSYIAPYAGCAIGEYFMKKGEDALIIYDDLSKHAWAFREISLLLRRPPGREAYPGDVFYLHSRLLERAARLNKENGGGSLTALPIIETQSGDVSAYIPTNVISITDGQIYLETDLFYKGIRPALNVGLSVSRVGGAAQTKAMKKVAGRLRLELAQFRELEAFAQFASDLDEGTRKQIERGRRLTEVLKQKQYSPMPFEEQVSVIYAVTNGYLDDVAVEKVGDFEQGLLGYLRANKEDLLKLIQKEKAITEEVEAGLKTVMNEFASMKK
- the atpG gene encoding ATP synthase F1 subunit gamma, with product MAIPSRIIKKRIRSVRNTKKITKAMELVAASKMRRAISAVLGTRPFAGLAWELLGAIGGKIDTSLHPLLHSPNPEGKILSLVFTSDRGLCGGFNAKVLKEVLGAVGGSSDQHEVIAVGRRGEQAMHRVGVFVSAGFVDLSNHPKFTDTLPIAKLVTDAFLSGKYVKVMVHYTDFVSPLSQRPRQIQLLPITSSAQEYLADVIPAVGRISYTFEPTPQAVLHALLPRVVEVMIFQALLESSASEHSARMMAMRSASDAASEMIDDLTLTYNQARQAGITREIAEISSGKAALE
- the atpD gene encoding F0F1 ATP synthase subunit beta produces the protein MQGTIAQIIGPVVDVRFSTEGGSASGGEDRKLPEILEAIHVKRDDAPTLVLEVAQHVGSGLVRTISMGSTDGLKRGMSAEAMGTPISVGVGPETLGRMFGVTGEPIDGKGESKAKKQYPIHRPAPEFTAQSTKAEIFETGIKVIDLIAPFLRGGKTGLFGGAGVGKTVLIQELIHNIAKEHGGYSVFAGVGERTREGNDLYREMRESGVLDKTALVFGQMNEPPGARARVGLTGLTLAEYFRDEEGRDVLLFIDNIFRFTQAGSEVSSLLGRIPSAVGYQPNLATEMGALQERITSTTKGSITSIQAVYVPADDLTDPAPATTFSHLDSTVVLARGLAELGLYPAVDPLDSASTILDPLIVGEEHYNVARAVQKVLQRYKDLQDIIAILGMDELSAEDKQTVARARRIQKFLSQPVHVAESFSNIPGVYVPREETIRGFKEILEGKHDEIPEAAFYMKGTIDDVVKAAKE
- the atpC gene encoding ATP synthase F1 subunit epsilon, yielding MAAKLHIKLVTPERLLLEKEADQVTLMTEQGEITILPGHIPLVANLRAGEVRVVEGGRTEYLVTSTGFVEVRENGTVTLLADTAEREEELDIQKIGEARTRAQETLSGVRKLEDVDYAHAVAALERELARERVAMKRKHRK
- a CDS encoding ATP-dependent helicase, giving the protein MADLLEGLNEAQRKAVTHKDGPLLIIAGAGTGKTTVIVRRFAWLVEQGLAPSSGILTLTFTEKAVRELEERVDQLLPLGHLDLHIHTFHGFCEWVLRKFGIEIGLAPDFEVLTEVDAWLFARRNMRSLPLDRYRPTGKETKFLRHILTHISRARDEGVTAEAYEACATKSEEHATTEAERAESSRIRELAKVYRAYEDLLHAHHALDFAGLIAATLRLLETRADILEAVRSQFPYLLVDEFQDTNAVQYKLVKLLAQPHNCVTVVGDDDQSIYRFRGASVENILAFNREYPEAERVVLTENYRSRQNILDAAYRFIQHNNPHRLESETGLTKKLSAVRGSGGEVVHWQGATLSEEARTVVDEILRLKAAGSIERWSDVGILARANDHAVPFAAELESRGIPFRFFAMQGLYQKSVILDVLAWMRVVVSPFRSAEAYRVLRHSFWDIPTEDLARVCFEAERQGRNLFETMQRGATELTLRGRAASEQIVSVRNELAELARTKRIKELFIYILHKGGIIAEVEKEEEAQKRQTYSYLTQMFERVKRFDRQSDEGTIQEFLMEFDEERQAGEAGALAGDVEEGPDVVRLLTVHSAKGLEFHTVFVVNVVDARFPTRERESGIPLPPELLSPSWYADDAHAEEERRLFYVACTRAKDRLYITSALDYGGARKKKPSRFIEEMNIPTDLIGAGDQGVFAFGEAQTPPNVTTTMTIPKYLSFTQLAAFERCPLQYKFAHLLRIPVLGNAHISYGKSVHKALENFTREWMKNNALPPVELLLSLYRECWIDEWYRDDDMRNAFRAKGEHALRTLFDEWCISPPEPFAVEQPFTLAFGGGILRGQIDRVDRGADGLYITDYKTGTPKTADALPREDRAQLYLYQWAAEELWHEPIARLSYRYMEDGSHVDFLGGQDDLDRVRERLRQTYKDIQSSRFSPKPNPITCAFCDFASICEYRAS